A window from Vigna angularis cultivar LongXiaoDou No.4 chromosome 7, ASM1680809v1, whole genome shotgun sequence encodes these proteins:
- the LOC128197839 gene encoding pentatricopeptide repeat-containing protein At5g50280, chloroplastic-like, with the protein MIFLDFQYVVSFGLNFQLLKCHLRYEDAWKVYESMEIENIHPDHATCSLMITVMRKLGHSAKDAWQFFEKMNRKGFKWNEEVLCALVKSFCDEGLMRVALVIQSEMEQKGVSSNAIVYNTLMDSYCKYNHVEAAEGLFVEMRAKGIKPTVATFNILMHAYSRRMQPKIVEKLMAEMKDVGLKPNAESYTCLISAYGKQKTPSDLAAADAFLRMKEVGIKSTSHSYTALIHAYSINGLHEKAYIAFENMKMEGIKPSVETYNTLLDVLRRAGEAQILMEIWKLMKNDKTEPTRTTFNILVDGFAKQGLYMEARGIISEFGKLGMQPTVVTYNMLINAHAKGGQLSKLPQIFKEMAVLKLQPDSVTYSTMIFAFVRFHDFKRAFLYHKQMVKNKQTMDVSSYQTLLAILEARAARKNKDWRALLAQIKSKTGVKVIRQKDEFWKYYKKRHWGKELSGRLHDDGGWLGGVGGWWMVDLSTSECSKHHENTIISFLGGHSTEQWL; encoded by the exons ATGATATTCTTAGATTTTCAGTATGTTGTTTCTTTTGGCCTAAATTTTCAGCTGTTAAAATGCCATTTGAG GTACGAAGATGCTTGGAAAGTGTATGAGTCGATGGAAATAGAGAATATTCATCCAGATCATGCGACATGTTCTCTTATGATTACCGTTATGAGAAAACTTGGCCATAGTGCAAAAGATGCATGGCAATTTTTTgagaaaatgaatagaaaaGGGTTCAAATGGAATGAAGAAGTCCTATGTGCATTAGTAAAGTCTTTTTGTGATGAGGGTCTGATGCGGGTAGCTCTGGTCATTCAATCCGAAATGGAGCAAAAAGGGGTTTCTTCAAATGCAATTGTGTACAACACTCTGATGGATTCATACTGTAAATACAACCATGTAGAAGCAGCTGAAGGGCTTTTTGTGGAGATGAGAGCCAAAGGGATTAAGCCTACTGTAGCTACCTTCAACATTCTAATGCATGCATACAGCAGAAGAATGCAACCCAAGATTGTAGAAAAGCTAATGGCAGAAATGAAAGATGTTGGCTTGAAGCCAAATGCCGAATCATATACTTGTCTAATCAGTGCATATGGTAAGCAAAAAACCCCGAGTGACCTGGCAGCTGCAGATGCATTCTTGAGGATGAAGGAAGTTGGTATAAAATCCACCTCACATTCTTATACAGCACTAATCCATGCATATTCAATTAATGGCTTGCAtgagaaagcttacatagcatTTGAAAACATGAAAATGGAAGGTATTAAACCTTCTGTAGAAACCTACAATACTTTACTAGATGTGCTTAGGCGGGCAGGTGAAGCTCAAATACTTATGGAAATATGGAAGTTGATGAAGAATGACAAAACCGAACCGACACGGACAACGTTCAACATTCTTGTTGATGGTTTTGCTAAACAAGGTCTCTACATGGAGGCAAGAGGCATAATATCTGAGTTTGGAAAGCTTGGAATGCAACCAACAGTGGTGACATACAATATGCTGATAAATGCACATGCAAAGGGAGGGCAACTCTCAAAACTGCCACAGATATTCAAAGAGATGGCAGTTCTTAAATTACAACCAGATTCTGTAACTTACTCGACTATGATATTTGCCTTTGTCAGATTTCATGATTTTAAGCGGGCATTTCTTTATCACAAGCAGATGGTCAAGAATAAACAGACTATGGATGTCAGTTCTTATCAGACTCTTCTGGCCATTCTGGAGGCCAGAGCTGCTCGGAAAAACAAGGATTGGAGAGCCTTGCTTGCTCAGATTAAAAGTAAGACTGGTGTGAAAGTGATTAGGCAGAAAGATGAGTTTTGGAAGTACTACAAGAAAAGACAT TGGGGGAAGGAGCTCAGTGGACGGCTGCACGATGATGGTGGATGGCTGGGTGGAGTGGGCGGCTGGTGGATGGTGGACCTCTCCACTTCCGAGTGCTCCAAGCACCATGAGAACACCATCATCTCCTTCCTTGGTGGGCATAGCACTGAGCAGTGGCTGTGA
- the LOC128197733 gene encoding pentatricopeptide repeat-containing protein At1g77360, mitochondrial-like translates to MIKLCSHRKNILSKWVLFAKMHSTNEAIQEVGEASERVSKVMMTCPTLALDTALNQTGVKVSPDLVEDVLKRFENAGMSAFRFFEWAEKQRGYSHSIRAYHLMIESLAKIRQYQIVWDLVNAMRKKGMLNVETFCIMMRKYARANKVDEAVYTFNVMDKYDVVPNLAAFNGLLSALCKSNNVRKAQEIFDAMKGRFEPDAKTYSILLEGWGKAPNLPRAREVFGEMVHAGCDPDVVTYGIMVDVLCKAGRVDEAVEVVKEMDESNCRPTSFIYSVLVHTYGVEHRIEDAIDSFQEMERKGIKADVVVYNALIGAFCKVNKFKNVRRVLQEMEINGVAPNSRTCNVIISSMIGQGQTDRAFRVFRQMIKLCEPDADTYTMMIKMFCEKNDLEMALQIWKFMKSKQFVPSMHTFSALVKGLCEKGDAAKACVVLEEMIEKGIRPSRITFGRLRQLLLKEGREDVLKFLHEKMNLLVKEPLHD, encoded by the coding sequence ATGATTAAGCTTTGTTCccatagaaaaaatatattatccaAATGGGTATTGTTTGCAAAAATGCACAGCACAAATGAGGCGATTCAGGAGGTTGGAGAAGCGAGCGAGAGAGTGAGCAAGGTTATGATGACGTGTCCCACACTGGCACTTGACACTGCTCTTAATCAAACTGGAGTTAAAGTTTCCCCTGATTTAGTTGAAGATGTTCTCAAACGATTTGAGAATGCGGGCATGTCAGCATTTCGGTTCTTTGAGTGGGCAGAGAAGCAGAGAGGGTACTCGCACAGCATAAGGGCATATCACTTGATGATTGAATCTCTGGCTAAGATTAGACAGTACCAGATCGTGTGGGACCTTGTTAATGCCATGAGGAAAAAGGGCATGCTAAATGTGGAGACTTTTTGCATCATGATGAGAAAGTATGCTAGGGCTAACAAGGTCGACGAGGCTGTTTACACCTTTAATGTCATGGATAAGTACGATGTGGTCCCAAATCTTGCTGCATTTAATGGTTTGTTAAGTGCTTTGTGCAAGTCCAACAATGTGAGGAAGGCTCAGGAGATTTTTGATGCTATGAAGGGTCGATTTGAACCAGACGCGAAAACTTATAGCATTTTGCTGGAGGGGTGGGGAAAAGCTCCCAATCTTCCCCGGGCAAGGGAGGTTTTTGGAGAGATGGTTCATGCTGGGTGTGATCCTGATGTTGTTACTTATGGTATAATGGTTGATGTTCTTTGCAAAGCAGGGAGGGTCGATGAAGCAGTTGAGGTTGTGAAGGAAATGGATGAGAGCAATTGCAGGCCTACATCTTTCATTTATAGTGTCCTGGTTCATACTTATGGAGTGGAGCACCGAATTGAAGATGCTATTGATTCATTCCAGGAGATGGAGAGGAAGGGAATCAAGGCTGATGTTGTGGTTTATAATGCCTTGATTGGTGCCTTTTGTaaagtaaataagtttaaaaatgtGCGCAGGGTCTTGCAGGAGATGGAGATCAATGGCGTTGCGCCGAATTCAAGGACCTGCAATGTTATCATAAGCAGTATGATTGGTCAGGGACAGACTGATAGAGCTTTTAGAGTTTTCCGCCAGATGATCAAGTTATGTGAACCGGATGCTGATACTTACACAATGATGATAAAAATGTTTTGTGAGAAAAATGATCTGGAAATGGCTCTGCAAATATGGAAGTTTATGAAGTCAAAACAATTTGTTCCAAGCATGCACACCTTTTCTGCCCTTGTCAAGGGGCTGTGTGAAAAAGGTGATGCCGCAAAAGCTTGTGTTGTGCTTGAAGAGATGATAGAGAAGGGAATTCGACCATCACGTATTACGTTTGGGAGGTTGAGACAGTTGCTTTTAAAGGAAGGGAGAGAAGATGTGCTCAAATTTCTTCATGAGAAAATGAATCTTCTTGTCAAGGAGCCTTTACATGATTAA